The DNA region CCGCGGGGATGCCCGCCAGTGTGCCGAAGAATTCCAGGTTTTCACGCGCGGAAAGCCGCTCATACAGCGCGGGCGTCTCCGTCAACACCCCGGTCTCCTGGCGGATTTTCCCACCGTTCTCGGCGGGATCCAGCCCAAAGACCCGCGCCATTCCACTCGATGGCGGCAGGATGCCGTTCAACAAGCGGACGGTAGTGGTCTTGCCCGCGCCGTTGGGACCGAGCAGTCCGAAGACCTCGCCCTGTTTCACGTGAAACGTCATCCCGTCCACGGCGCGGTTCTGACCGAAGGTACGCTCCAAGGCGTTGACCTCGACGATATTTTCCATTTACTGCCCTTTCATCTCGCGCTGGTACAGCACGAAGGAGTAGAGCACCACGAACAACGCCGAGCCGAGCATGGGAATAAGCGTCAGGTACAGGGCGATCGTTCCGCCGAAGAAAGCCCCGAGGAAGGCTAAAACCCCGGATGCAATGAACAGCACCGAGCCGAGTTGATGCGTCTTGTCCCAGACCGTGTCGCTGGAAAGCGTCCACGGAGTCCGGATCCCGATGAACCAGTTGCGTTTTGCCTGTCGCAGCATATAGCCCATGAAGACGAACAGGATGCCCATGAACGGCAGCATGGCGGAGCTCATGCGGAATTCATAGCCGAGGTTCCAGGCGAGCGTCAGCCCGTGAATGTAGAGCATGAAGGCGGTGATGAGCAAGATGAACAGATTGAATATATTGCGGAATTTGGCAATGTTCGCCTTGAGCGGATCAATGACGGGAACCAGCAGGAATATCCCGAACATGCCGAGCACCATCAGCGGCATCATCCACACGCCCCAGAATTTGCTCATGTAGCCGTCCACCTGGTCGTTCTCGTTCCAGTGGGAAGCCATCGACTCAGGCAGTTGATCCCAGAACAACGCGCCTGCAATGACCGCCGCGGCGATCAGGATGAGTACAAGAATTGTAGTGAGTTTTGTTGACATTTGTTTTCCTTTCGTTGTTTCACGTGAAACGTTATTTATCTTCCTTCGGCACTGTGTTTTGCGCCAAGGAGACCATGCCGCTGATGCCGCCGAGATTCATCGTATCCACTGCGGAACTCGGCACGATGACCAATGCGCCTTTTTCCTTCAAACCTTCGAAGAGCATGTTCATCGCACGCAGATGCAATGCCGTGGGATTGTTGATGTACGCCTGTGAAGCCTCTGCAAAAGATGCGGCGATCTGT from Anaerolineales bacterium includes:
- a CDS encoding SdpI family protein, with the protein product MSTKLTTILVLILIAAAVIAGALFWDQLPESMASHWNENDQVDGYMSKFWGVWMMPLMVLGMFGIFLLVPVIDPLKANIAKFRNIFNLFILLITAFMLYIHGLTLAWNLGYEFRMSSAMLPFMGILFVFMGYMLRQAKRNWFIGIRTPWTLSSDTVWDKTHQLGSVLFIASGVLAFLGAFFGGTIALYLTLIPMLGSALFVVLYSFVLYQREMKGQ